The Dasypus novemcinctus isolate mDasNov1 chromosome 2, mDasNov1.1.hap2, whole genome shotgun sequence genome contains the following window.
aactattgtggttaataatcgagaaaatgtggcattggtgtggagaaagtggccatggtggctgctgggggtagagagtgggaggaagagatgagatgtggaggcattttcgggacttggagttgtcctgagtggtgctgcagggacaattgccggacactgtatgtcctcccatggcccactggatggacgtgggagagtgtgggctatggtgtggaccacaggccatggggtgcagcgatgcccagagatgtactcaccagatgcaatggatgtgtcatgatgatgggagagagtgtcactgtggggggagtggtggggtgggggcggtggggttgaatgggacctcatattttttttaatgtaatattttttaaaaaatgaataaaaaaaaaagaatctaggcCCAGCTCAAACGTCCTCTCTCCTCCCACGGCTGGGCCCCTTCCCCATCTCCTCCCACTTCCCTGCTCACCTCCCGGGCCTTCTCAAATCCCTGGCTGCTTTCCACCCTGCGGCCACAGGCCTGCCCTAATGCCTCAGCTCCCCgctgccctccctgcctccagccttcTTCTATAAACCTTCTTCCATGTCGCTGCAGAGATTTTCCATGAAAAACCTGACCATAAAACCTTCAGTAGCTCCCTGTCACCCTTGAGGGGAAATCCAAGCTCCTTAGCCTGGCCCTCTGTCCACCTCCCAGCACCCAGGCCTCTCTCACTCACTTGCGCCCTCTGGGCCAGCTACACCCAGGCGTGTGATGTTTCCAGAAACAGCCCGTGTTCTCTCCAGCTTCTGTTCCGCGGCAGAGGCTCTTTCCTCCGCTCAGAACTTCTCCCTCCCCAGTCGTGTTGTTCTTCCGTAGGGTCGATCCCGGGGTGGGGGGCTTTGAGGGAAAGGCTGGTGCCCGGTTCTCCCGCCATGTGCTGTCAGACCTCCCTCGGCTCTCAAGGAATGAATGACCTGAGCTGCAGACCAAGATTCAGGACAAGGAGGCAAACGCTCCTTCTGCTAAAGCAGCCTCAACTTGCCCCAGTTCCGGTGCACAGAACACGTGGCTCGCCCTGAGAGAAGTCAGCCTCGCTCAGGCAGAATCCCGCGAAGGGCTGCACACCTGGGGTCCCACCCTGGCCCAGACCCTTGGCTCTGAAGGTCCTGCAGGTGCCTGGGCCTGCTTCTACACAGGGCACTCTTCCCAGCCCCGGCGGTCCGCTGGAATCACcttggaacttaaaaaaaatccccACGTCTGGATCCTACTCTGAGAGATTCTGATTGGAACTGGTCTGGGATGAGGCCAGGgcatcagaatttttaaaaaaactccctGGATAATCCTAATAAATGTGCAGCCAGGTTAGAGCCACAGGTAATACTGGAGTCGTGGTTCTCGTGTCTGGTTGCCTATCGTGATTACCTGGGGACTTGATAAACTTACCTGTGGAAGGTTGATGGACCTACCCTGGGAAAGGCACGTTCTTcatcttaatctgtgttcctcTGAGTtggaatttatttgtaaataggaccttttgaagatgttcttgTTAGTTAAGCCTTGGCCAAGCTGAATCACAGCGGGTCTTAAGCTGTTCCTGGAGGGCTAAtagagagaagaaaccagaagccagagtcaggagctggaagtcagcagaaaccaggagaTCAGCCACGAGGAGAGAGAGATCGCCATGTGATGGAGGTGGGGCATGCAAACCAAGGAAGCCCAGGGGTCGTGGCGAGCCAGCGCCAGCAAGCTGCAGCGCCCGGGGTGGAAGCAGAGCCTTGCTGCcgtcttgatttcagacttccagccttcCGAACAGTTAGCCAGTCAGGAGCCAACCCGTTGTGCGGTACtcgtcatagcagcctggaaaccaAGACACTACCCATCTAACGGGTATAAACACCACTGCCCTGGACCCACCCCAGAACCACTGGGTGGGAGCAGCCTAGACATCAGCATTAAGTATCTGCTCAGGGGCTCCGCTGTGCTGCCAGAGTGGCAACCACTGTTCCTAAAGGGCTCCCGCCTCCTagcctttctccctccctcctctttgATCCAGAAACCTTTGCTGAAGGCTTCCTCTGTGCTCACCCTGTCCAGCCCCAGGGACACTGTGGGGCCCTCCTAGGTTGGGGTTAACTCTTCGGCATGGAAGAGCCACCCCGACAGGGGAGGCTGTCCGAAGAACGGGCACGCTGGGCTCTGCTCCAGCCCCCAGCGCCCTCCACCCACCCGCTGCTGACCAGGGGAGGCATCCAGGCTTGCCTGGTTACACCCACGCTGGGGGCCCTTGTCGAGGCCTGGCTCCCACTCATTCAGGGCTTGGGATCGCTCATGGTCATTAGGATGGTTGGCTTTCTGGGGTGCCCTAGCCCAGCATTGGGGGGCTGTGGCTCTTTGTCCCTGTGTGTGCTTATGACCAAGGCTGTGCTCCAGTTTCTAAGCTGCTCTCTTAGCTGTACCCAGGGAGCATTCTCTGCAAAGTGAGGGGATGCTAGACggatttaaaaatctcttttgaCAGAGTCACCCCTGGGCACAGCTGTGGGTGCCAGGACATTGCCTGTGCTCTGGGGATTTTTTATTTCGTTCCATCCTAAACATCTGCTGACTGGGTGTTCTCAGGTCCTCCAGCATAGATGGGTGGTGGTTTTGCATGGTCCCCTTTCCTGTGCTACTCAAATACTATCTTCACTTCTGTGTCTTCAAAGGAGCTCTTGCTCCAGGTTCCCGAGCTCCACTGTTTCCTCTATGTCGGCTGCACGCCTTGCTGGGTGCTCGCTGTCCAATCTCTGCACCATCTCAACCCGCACCATCACTGCCCCAGTCCTGGACAGGAGGTTAATGAACGTAGTACAGACTTTTACTGAGGTTTCGGGTTAATGGAGGGACTGGAGAGCACATTGTATGAACAATAGTTAAAATCTGAATTTTACACATCAGTGTCCTACAGTTTCTCACTGATGGTGTCTCTCCATCAGATTCAGGCAGATGGCCCCCATACCCagcttcctcttctccttttcaaaattttcccATCTAGTATCTAAAGCTTCCAACCAACATCTTTGTTTGGAGATGTCTCCTTTAGACCATGCCCTGGGGTGGGAAGACCTAGGATGTGTATACGCAAGGTTGATTTTGTTCCCCTTCTGAATCAAAATAAACCCTCTCTCCATGAGAGAAATTCTGTTACATTTCTAGGCCAACTGGCTCAAAGTGCCACTagcttttaaaataacattaaaagaattctgcttataaggacttgaACAGagttggaagcaacacaagtatCCAGTAACAGATGAGTAATAAAtggtgatatatacacacaatagcaTTTCATTCAGCTGTGAAAAGCAAGTTCTCATACGTGTtccaacacggatgaaccttgaggacttaatgttgagtgaaataagccagacacaaaaggacagatactgtatgactTCACTTATATGGAATATCTAGACTAtgcaagttcatagagacagaaaatagattacaggttgccaggggtgggaggaggagaggagaggaatgctgagtttctgtttagggCAATGAAAAAATTTGAGTACTGGATGGTgatgagggtagcacaacattgtgaatgtaattaatactactgaattgtgaaatgtggttaaaatgagaaaatttgagTTGTATctatgttaccataataaaaaaaggttaaaaataaactgcTCAGTTGATGCGTTAATGTAcataaacaaacaagtaaaatgaTCCTACTTACAACACTTGATGCTCAATATCCCAGAGGTTACTCTATTACTCTGCACACATCTACGGGATGCGGCCAGTGCAAACCTAGTGGTTTCTCTGAAATTAACCACTTACTCCTTCTCGATAAATTCTGATGGTTTtatcaagattttttaaaagcttgcTGGTAGATTCTTGTTAGGAGCTTGGATTTTACTCTGAGTTGTAGACCACAGGACCTTTTGATCAGGGAGGACTTGATTTGACTTAGATTTATAAAGGATCCTTCTGGATGATGTGTAGGGGGTTGTGTTTGTTTCCTTGCTGTTAAAACAGATACCATCCTgtgaattggcttaaacaatgggaatttattggctcacagttttgaggtgaggagaagtccaaaagaggcttcagcaaggccatgctttctcctcaaagactcTGGTATTCTGGGGCTGCCTGCCGGTGGCCTTTGGTCCTTGGATTTTCGGTCATATGACAATGCAGATGGcagagtcttctcctttctctcccagcttctggctgctctctttgTAACCTTCTTTATAAGATctccagttaaaggaataagactCGTCCTGATCATCCTTGTTCAGCTGGGCCACAtctcaactgaagtaacctcatcaaaaggttctatttacaacatgttcatacccactggaatggatcaagattaagaacatattttcctgGGATACAAAGCTCCAAGTCATCAGGGGCCAAGGGGTTAGAATGCTGTTGCAAAGCTGAAGATGAGAGGTGATGATGGCTTGGACCAGGGTTGTAAGAAGTGGCCAGAGTCTGGCTATATTTTGAAGGTGGAAATGATAGGTTCTGCTGGAAGGTTAGATGTAGACTGTGAGAAAAAGTGAGAGAGAGTCAAGGTTGATCTCAAGGTTTTTGGACTGAATTACTCAACGATGGAATTGGCCTTTCCTGAGAGGGAGAAGAATGCAGGAGGAATAGGCTTTGGGTGGAAGGACAGTATGGGATTGGTTGGGGAATGTGAAGGTTAAATAAGTAGTTGGAAATAATCTGAGATTGGAATTCTGTAGTGGTGGCATAGGTGGTGGTGTTGGAAGGTAGAAAGTGGATATGTGATGGTTTGATGATCACCCCTCCATCCTCCACTCTCACCTCGATTAGGAAAAGTAAAATGAGGGAGACaaaccacatgttgggtcaaGAAGGATCTTCAGAGATTATTCCAAAGaagggggaaaccgaggcccaaaGATTACAGGTTGCTCAAGATCACATTGCAAGGTGCTGACAGAGCCAAGACAGATCCAGTTCTGCAAACCCCAGCCCCCTACTGTAACATACCTTGCTTCCTACCAGCTCCATGTTTCAAGGGCTGCATGTATGGATTAAAGACAGGCAAGCTGTGGCCGGATGACTTTCAACTTTGTTTTCCTCCAGGTCACCATCCTCGTCAGCCTGGCCCTAGCTTTCCTCGCCTGCATCGTGTTCCTGGTGGTTTACAAAGCCTTCACCTATGACCACAGCTGCCCAGAAGGGTTTGTTTATAAGGTAAGGGACTTCTGCCAGGTGAGTGACCCCAGGTCACTCTCAACTTCCGTCAGAGGGCTTGTCAGCATGCAAATTCTGGGTGGGGCGACCTCCCTACAATTTAAAATGCTTATGGGTCTGGTAAGGAGTTTTCAAGTTTTCGTGAAAGCCTTAGTCCCAAGTAGGCAGTAGGATCTCTCCCCCCGGGTAAGGCTCTCTGGAGTGTATGGTCTGGCTTTGGACTGCTTATCAGCTGTGGTGGAGAGCTCATTGTCTCTTGAGAGGCTCTTCCATCTTTGGAAAGCTCTGGCTTGGCATGAGTCTTCCTATTTCGGTGACTGATTTCTCACCTTTGCAATAGCCCTGCAGAGCTGTGAAGACAGGAGTAGGTGCTTTGGAGGTTCTTCTCCCCATCTCCCAGCTAAGCCTCAATGGCAGGGTACTATTCCTTCCTACCTTTTACTCCACACACACTTTGATGATTCCCCTTTCTTAAAGATCTGAACCAATGACACgaccttgggggggggggggttgtctCCCTGCCTcataagcctcagttttcttgcctgtaaaatgggggcTGATAATACCTGCCCACAGGGTTTTTGTGAGCCCTTAAAGGAGAACCTTTAAATAAACAAAAGGGCTATCATACAATAGGCTTTCAACAAATGTTAGTTAATGGGACCCTTTCAAAAAAGGGAGAATCTGTTTTAGAGCTACTACTATTATAAATTACCTTTTACAGAGTACCTATTATTTTTTATGGgaattttcataaatattatctcatttgagCCCTACCGTTATTGTGAAAATTAGCTTTAATTGCCCCATCTTATATATGAGGAGTTAGAGGTACAGAGAATTTAGTTCAGAGAATTTTCTAAGATATCACAGCTATTAAATTCCAAAGTGGAAGAATCAAATGGGGAATATTCTGACTTGAAAATATATCTCCTTCAGCTATACCACATTAAGTCTACATTCTTAGTGGACTAAAAGCTTAGTTTCTGAAAGATTGAAAACAACTATCATAAGGGGATAGGTTAAATAAACTACAATCTAGTCACACAATGGAACTCTATACAACTATAAAAATAAGTGGGGACCTCTATAGATGGGCATAGAATGCTCTCCAGGATAATATGGTTAAGTTAAGAAAGGTGCTACCTTTGGGTTTAAGAAAGGGTGAAGTGAAGAATATTTGTTTATGTCTTGAGAGAAACTATGGAAGGATAAATTATCAAACTAATAAGAATGGTtattcaagggaaaagggagggatcAGGATAGGTGGACAGAGATGGAAGCAAGGCTTCTCTGAATATATTTTGTTACATGTTTGTCTTTGGAAATATGTAAATacttcacagttttaaaataataataaaaagcaattttccttaaaaattaaaaataagctaaACAAAGAATCTAGTTCCATATCAAATTGGTGACATAAGCttacaaagaaattaaatatttcaagTGACTTTAAAATTGGGACTTTAACATTGGAAAACaaacttgacccagtggatagggcatctgtctaccacatgggaggtccacggttcaaaccccgggcctccttgacctgtgtagagctggcccatgcgcagtgctgatgtgcacaaggagtgccctgccacgcgggggtgtcccccatgtagggaagccccatatgcaaggagtgcaccccacaaggaaagctgcccagcacaaaagaaagttcagcctgcccaggaatggtgctgcacacacggagagctgatgcagcaagatgatgcaacaaaaagaaacacagattcccgtgccactgacaacagaagtggacaaaaagaagaatacgcagcaaatggacacagaacagacaactggggtggggaggggagagaaataaaagaaaaatctttttaaaaaatgcaatacaTTGACTGTAGATCCTTAGTGGACTATATTCTAAGGACAGCTAGAACTGTAGAGAAATTTTAAAGTCCATTCAGGACTGTTAGTAATACTTTTAGTGTTATTTTGtcactatttcatttatattGTAGGATAATGAAAATATAGATTATGTGAATGTTGTTAGTAATCAAGGTTTTTGAgaataagagaaaggagaaacaggTATAAAATCAAGGAAATATTATAAACAGCCTATAATGTTAAAATCAATTAGAAATATCAGTGCAAAgttatgattttatattttaaaaacacacatttttTATCTTTGTCCATTGCAGAAGTCTAGAAACAATGACCACCCAGTAGTATTGAGCACACTTAGCACTAGATGATGGTCTCTAATGACCACTTACTACTAAAGGAAACTAAGGCTCCTTGGAGGAAATTCTGATTCCATGACTGGGACAGGAAACACACACATGAGTATGGGCTCTCTTCTGCCTGAAGCAAGGAAGCTGATCAAATATTCATGTGTTTTGCCAAAAGGATATAAGGGCAGGCATAAAGGGCCTCCCATTGGCCAAAGATGGGACCACTGGAGTTTTGAAATGAATTTGATTAAAATATACTGTATATGTAAAAACTTATGAGTTTATAACAACAAATTATATACACAGCCCAAACTTATTGTCCATCATTGACAATAACTAGGGCAGTAACCCCTGTCTCTAAAGCTTGGCAATTTAAAAGTACAGAATAGCACATTTATTttgccattacaaactttagttTAGTATAACAAAATAACCGTAACTGATGAGGGAAATTTCTTTACAGAAGAATTACAACTAATAAATGTCACAGaagtgatggaattagaaaatcacTATTTTGCAACATCGGTGAATTAATTGATTCAGGCAATGATTAGCAAAGGGTAAAGCCATTAATTGAAAGGTTAATGGGGAGAAGAGCTTTATAATGGATAAAGCTATTGCCACCTGGACCCACTGATTAATTTTGGCTTCAGTGAAAGGATATTCAGACTCTATGTGCCTCCTGATAAGATGCAATATGAATCTACTGTACAACCAATAAGGCATTCTTGCCAAAAATGCTGAACCTGCATCTTGCCAAGCCTCTAGGACTAACTTCCATTTGCAGGAACTATAGGGGATAGAGGCACAAGTTAATGATAAGAGGAGGCAAATGGGCAAATCCAGAATGTGGGGCACTCTACAGGGTAACCAGCCCCGTTTCTGCATTTAAGTTGATGGTGTTAAAGGGGGAATGGGGTACTTCTTTTGTTTAGAATAAGTTTCCTCTCGGGCAGGGTTTCTCAGCCTGAGCACTACTGGCATTTTATGCCAAATCATTCTTGTTGTGCGGACCCATGCTTTGTGGGATGCTTACCAGCAGCATCCTGGACTTCTACCACTAGAAGCCAGTAacatctccccctccccaccaagtTGTGACCActaaaaatatctccagacattgtcaatgTTCCCTGCTGTCAAGAACCCCTGATGGAGAATCTGGGAGTGCTCTCCGTTTAGCCAGTGGCTGGGCAAAGGCAGGTCACATCTTAGCACTCCAGAGCTAGGAGAAGCACATCACTCTCCCCTACATTCCCTTGGCTAGAATGAGTCACATTCTAGGCGGGGCTGGGAAGTGCAGTCTCTGGCTTGGTAGTTGCTCACCAGCAACCACGCTGCATTAGGGGAAGACGGTAAAGCCTTGGCTGGACGGCTGGTGGACGGCTGGCCACCTCTGCCACACTTGGGAAGTCTTCCATGAATGTCAGAAATTGCTTTACTTGCAGTAAGTCATTTACTCATCAAAGGAGACACCTTCATTTTATCCATTAAATccaaaggaaactgaggcttagagaagtgacttgtccaaggtcattgCCTCAAATTGGATTCCCAAGAAGCAGACTCTGAAATTGGGatgtcccccccgcccccagatgGTGTACTGACTGAGAGTTCTCAGAGGAAGCTGGGCAGGAGGAAAGCAGGGCAGGCCAGGGGAAGAAGCCTCTGAAGGGGGCCCTGAGCCTGATCCCACGGTGCACTCTGGAGCATGAAGGACTCCACAGAGCTTCCCACCTTGCGGCCAGGGTGTCAGCCTTCTAGTCCTCTGGACCCCTCAGTTATTGGCTGTTGGCTCCCTCCCAGCGAGGGTGGGGAGTGATCTGTGACGTGATTCCCACTGGCTGCAGGCAATGTCCTAGAGAAGCAAATGGTGGGTGGGTGGATCTGGTTGAGTCACCAACAGCATCTACTGCTGTCATCTAATCAATCAGCAGAGACTTTGAATCGTTATCAAAATTAGGTTAATTCCTTCTGGCCTCAAGTCAGCGGCAGCTTGTTTGATGACGATGATGAAGATGGTGATGATGCGGGCACCAGCCAGGTGCTGTCCCCTGCTCTCTGAACGAGGGCCTGACCTGGCCGTGGCTCCCAGGTGGGGCGGCCGTTTCCCAGGGTGGGGTGGACACAGTCTGCTGACCTGCCCTTGACTCTGTCTCTTTCTTCCCCAGCACAAGCGCTGCATCCCGGCCTCCCTGGATGCTTACTACTCATCCCAGGACCCCAGCTCCAGAAGCCGCTTCTACACGGTCATCAGCCACTACAGCGTGGCCAAGCAGAGCACCGCCCGGGCCATCGGGCCGTGGCTGTCGGCCGCTGCCGTCATCCATGAGCCCAAGCCGCCCAAGACACAGGGCCACTAAGGGCCCACCCCCAGCCAGAACGGGGCGGGTGGCGAGGGCGCCCCCGGGTTGGCTAAGCCAAGCTCCCGTGACAAGACAACACTGTACTCCTGGGAcatgggggcgggggtggggtgggcggggtggggggaggaactCACCGAAAATATCGTGCGCTGGAGTTGTCTGAATGGatatttctttctgtcccttgGTATTTGTTGATTCGTCCCAGAGTCAGGCTCATGTACAAAGGCATGTTTCGTGTTGATCGTTCCCATGTAAGATATTTTCAAAGCCGCTGCTTAATCTTTgttaggaaaattttaaaaactgaaaaggaaatgaacagGACGCATTCAGCCGGCTAAGTCTGGAAGCCGTGGCAGGGCTGTCGAGAGCACAGGCTCTCCCGGCCTCTCAGACGAGAAGTCGCAGCTTCACGTGGGCTTCTGTGCGGTTTTCCTCCGGCCTGCAGGGTGGGAAGACGGGAAGGTAGAAATGGCCGGGTTGGGGAGAAGGACTGGCTTGGACATGGGGAAGTCCGGGACGCGGGAGCTCAGTCCAAAGTACCAAGGGGCCGCGGCTGGTGCACTCAGCAAGGCTGGCACAGACTTGTCCCTGCAGAGGCTCTGGCCCACCCACCGGCCCGCCCCTGAAGAGCCTGCA
Protein-coding sequences here:
- the NSG2 gene encoding neuronal vesicle trafficking-associated protein 2, which gives rise to MVKLNSNPSEKGAKPPSVEDGFQTVPLITPLEVNHLQLPAPEKVIVKTRTEYQPEQKNKGKFRVPKIAEFTVTILVSLALAFLACIVFLVVYKAFTYDHSCPEGFVYKHKRCIPASLDAYYSSQDPSSRSRFYTVISHYSVAKQSTARAIGPWLSAAAVIHEPKPPKTQGH